A DNA window from Tachysurus fulvidraco isolate hzauxx_2018 chromosome 4, HZAU_PFXX_2.0, whole genome shotgun sequence contains the following coding sequences:
- the sfrp5 gene encoding secreted frizzled-related protein 5, which produces MAIHKRQVCVASSLTLALGLVFFSSATLAEEYDYYSWQSDNFPNGRFYAKQPQCVDIPAELRLCYTVGYKKMRLPNLLDHETMPEVMQQAGSWVPLLAKRCHADTQVFLCSLFAPVCLDRPIYPCRSLCEAVRNSCAPVMETYGFPWPEMLQCDKFPIDNDLCIPMQFSGNHATQTPASKACPPCDNELKADTVMEHFCASDFALKMKIKEVKKEKGDRKLIAAQKKKKVLKMGILRKKDLKKLTLYIKNGANCPCSQLDNLGSSFLIMGRKVDQQLLLMAIHKWEKKSKELKYALKYMKSQQCPTYHSVFQ; this is translated from the exons ATGGCTATACATAAGAGGCAGGTGTGTGTGGCTAGTTCACTGACGTTAGCACTGGGACTGGTCTTCTTCAGTTCAGCCACCTTGGCAGAGGAGTACGATTATTACAGCTGGCAGTCCGACAACTTCCCCAACGGCCGCTTTTATGCCAAGCAGCCACAGTGTGTGGACATCCCGGCCGAGCTCCGTCTCTGCTACACCGTCGGCTACAAGAAGATGCGACTTCCCAACCTGCTGGACCATGAGACCATGCCTGAGGTGATGCAGCAGGCAGGCAGCTGGGTACCCCTCCTGGCCAAGCGCTGCCATGCAGACACACAGGTGTTTCTCTGCTCACTGTTTGCTCCTGTGTGCCTGGACCGGCCCATTTACCCCTGCCGCTCTCTGTGTGAGGCCGTCAGGAACAGCTGTGCTCCTGTCATGGAGACCTATGGCTTTCCCTGGCCTGAGATGCTCCAATGTGACAAGTTCCCCATTGATAATGATCTCTGCATCCCAATGCAGTTCTCTGGGAATCATGCCACTCAGACTCCAG CTTCAAAAGCATGTCCACCCTGTGACAATGAACTGAAAGCTGACACAGTAATGGAGCACTTCTGTGCCAGTGACTTTG CTCTTAAAATGAAGATcaaagaggtgaagaaggagaAAGGTGACCGCAAGCTTATCGCAgctcagaagaagaaaaaggttcTTAAGATGGGGATCCTGCGCAAGAAAGACCTGAAGAAGTTAACACTGTACATCAAGAATGGTGCAAACTGCCCCTGTTCTCAACTCGACAACCTTGGGAGCAGCTTCCTCATCATGGGCCGTAAGGTGGACCAGCAGCTACTGCTCATGGCTATTCACAAATgggaaaaaaagagcaaagaacTCAAATATGCCCTCAAATACATGAAGTCGCAGCAGTGTCCAACATACCACAGTGTCTTCCAGTGA